A genomic window from Streptomyces broussonetiae includes:
- a CDS encoding muconolactone Delta-isomerase family protein codes for MREFLVEITTTLPEGTSRAEADRRRAAEAVRARELSATGHLARLWRPVGELRSIGIWRAADEEELREKVLGTLPLSPWMTFAVTALESHPNDPGRNDGPR; via the coding sequence ATGCGAGAGTTTCTCGTCGAGATCACCACGACCCTCCCCGAGGGCACGAGCCGGGCCGAGGCCGACCGGCGGCGCGCGGCCGAGGCCGTCCGCGCCCGGGAGCTGTCCGCCACGGGCCACCTGGCGCGGCTGTGGCGCCCGGTCGGCGAGCTGCGCAGCATCGGCATCTGGCGGGCGGCCGACGAGGAGGAACTGCGCGAGAAGGTGCTCGGGACGCTGCCGTTGAGCCCGTGGATGACCTTCGCCGTCACCGCGCTGGAGTCGCATCCGAACGACCCCGGCCGCAACGACGGCCCCCGGTGA
- a CDS encoding DoxX-like family protein, whose protein sequence is MQRTWRVTAARWAIALVWFYEGSWCKIWPGRADQRGIVGDVPLLPDWAVTAALVAIGLAEVAVGVWVLSGLWARSAALLQTVLVVAFNFGGLLFSPGRIAEPGRMLTQNLAFLALIWVVTWTVDA, encoded by the coding sequence GTGCAGAGGACGTGGCGGGTCACAGCGGCGCGGTGGGCGATCGCCCTGGTGTGGTTCTACGAGGGATCCTGGTGCAAGATCTGGCCGGGGCGGGCTGACCAGCGGGGGATCGTCGGCGATGTGCCGCTGCTGCCGGACTGGGCGGTGACGGCGGCGCTGGTCGCGATCGGCCTGGCAGAGGTCGCCGTCGGTGTCTGGGTGCTGAGCGGGCTGTGGGCGCGCTCGGCGGCGCTCCTGCAGACCGTACTGGTCGTGGCCTTCAACTTCGGCGGCCTGCTCTTCAGCCCTGGCCGGATCGCCGAACCCGGGCGGATGCTGACGCAGAACCTGGCCTTCCTGGCGCTGATCTGGGTGGTGACATGGACGGTGGACGCATGA
- a CDS encoding CBS domain-containing protein gives MTTAKDIMHPGAQWIPRYETLDRAAQMMRDHGVGALPVSDPENGDRMCGIITDRDIVVRCVAEGHDPARVTCGDICEGTPRWIDAASDISLALREMGGRQIRRLPVVENKRVIGMISEADIARHLSDDQLAEFVHRVYA, from the coding sequence ATGACGACTGCGAAGGACATCATGCATCCCGGTGCCCAGTGGATACCTCGGTACGAGACACTGGACCGTGCGGCGCAGATGATGCGGGACCACGGAGTGGGCGCGCTTCCGGTCAGCGACCCCGAGAACGGTGACCGTATGTGCGGCATCATCACCGACCGCGACATCGTGGTGAGGTGTGTCGCGGAGGGCCACGACCCCGCACGCGTGACGTGCGGGGACATCTGTGAGGGCACACCGCGCTGGATCGATGCCGCTTCCGACATTTCCCTTGCGCTGCGGGAGATGGGGGGCCGCCAGATCAGGCGTCTTCCTGTGGTCGAGAACAAGCGCGTGATCGGCATGATCAGCGAGGCCGACATAGCCCGGCACCTCTCCGACGACCAGCTCGCCGAGTTCGTGCACCGGGTGTACGCGTGA
- a CDS encoding CapA family protein, whose amino-acid sequence MGGGVVTLFLCGDVMLGRGVDQILAHPAGPELREDYVTDARSYVRLAEAVSGPIPAPVGPAWPWGEALEVLERSAPDARIVNLETAVTRSDQFANGKAVHYRMHPANLAALSVARPDVCVLANNHVLDFGRPGLEETLDTLAGAGLRTAGAGHDADEAYGPAAVPLGPGRRVLVLALGTLSSGIPPDWAATTGRPGVAYARHLSAAAAASVVQRARTARRPGDIVVVSVHWGSNWGYLVPREQKRFAHALIDGGVDLVHGHSSHHPRPVEVYRGRLILHGCGDFIDDYEGISGYEEYRDDLRLGYLVTVDADTGALTGLRMCALRARRMRLQRAGEEDRAWLRTTLDRISHGVRVEVAADGMLSLVPGPRPLC is encoded by the coding sequence ATGGGCGGCGGTGTGGTGACGCTGTTCCTGTGCGGGGACGTGATGCTCGGGCGCGGCGTCGATCAGATCCTCGCGCACCCGGCAGGTCCGGAGCTGCGCGAGGACTACGTCACGGACGCCCGCTCGTACGTGAGGCTGGCCGAGGCGGTCAGCGGCCCGATCCCGGCACCGGTCGGCCCGGCCTGGCCGTGGGGCGAGGCGCTGGAGGTGCTGGAGCGGAGCGCCCCGGACGCCCGGATCGTGAACCTGGAGACCGCTGTCACACGCAGTGACCAGTTCGCGAACGGCAAGGCGGTCCACTACCGGATGCACCCGGCCAACCTCGCCGCCCTGTCCGTGGCCCGGCCCGACGTGTGCGTCCTCGCCAACAACCACGTGCTGGACTTCGGCCGGCCGGGCCTGGAGGAGACGCTGGACACGCTCGCCGGCGCGGGGCTGCGGACCGCGGGCGCCGGACACGACGCCGACGAGGCCTACGGGCCCGCGGCGGTCCCGCTCGGACCCGGCCGACGGGTACTGGTCCTCGCCCTCGGCACGCTGTCCAGCGGCATCCCGCCCGACTGGGCCGCGACCACGGGCCGGCCCGGGGTCGCCTACGCCCGACACCTGTCGGCGGCGGCTGCGGCGAGCGTCGTCCAGCGGGCCCGAACGGCGCGGCGACCGGGCGACATCGTCGTCGTGTCGGTCCACTGGGGTTCCAACTGGGGCTATCTCGTCCCCCGCGAACAGAAGCGCTTCGCGCACGCCCTGATCGACGGGGGAGTGGACCTCGTCCACGGTCATTCCTCGCACCATCCCCGTCCCGTGGAGGTGTACCGGGGTCGGCTGATCCTCCACGGCTGCGGCGACTTCATCGACGACTACGAGGGCATCTCGGGCTACGAGGAGTACCGCGACGACCTCCGGCTCGGGTACCTGGTCACGGTGGACGCGGACACCGGGGCCCTGACCGGCCTGCGGATGTGCGCTCTGCGGGCCCGGCGGATGCGGCTGCAGCGTGCAGGGGAGGAGGACCGCGCGTGGTTGCGCACGACCCTGGACCGGATCAGCCACGGCGTACGGGTCGAGGTGGCCGCCGACGGCATGCTCAGCCTCGTACCGGGCCCGCGGCCCCTTTGCTGA
- a CDS encoding DUF3419 family protein — MNGTPWAHGRLLGGLGGPRLLFGRMYEDWGVELAAFPPPDARVLCIASAGDTAAALCAAGYDVTAVDLNPVQLAYARRRLAGAQTEEGSAEAVMRLGRATAASLLPAWRQERLREFLTLDEPAQQARRWRAELDTPGLRRLMRLALRPGGALAVALRPSFAGVVPARFDEVLRRRLERTVSTHPNAHNPWLWRLLAGAEPPGTPAPGAAGVRLVEGDVVGVLEQAPRGGYDAVTLSNVLDGPGPEFARRLRAAVRHAVRPGGVVVLRSAREPGPEGPGWAAQDRSVLWGVVRVVRLGGAAPDRRIAP, encoded by the coding sequence ATGAACGGGACACCCTGGGCGCACGGCCGGCTGCTCGGCGGACTCGGCGGACCGCGCCTGCTCTTCGGGCGGATGTACGAGGACTGGGGCGTCGAGCTGGCGGCCTTCCCGCCGCCGGACGCGCGCGTGCTGTGCATCGCCTCGGCGGGCGACACGGCGGCGGCCCTGTGTGCGGCGGGATACGACGTTACGGCCGTGGACCTCAATCCGGTACAACTCGCCTACGCGCGGCGGAGGTTGGCCGGTGCGCAGACCGAGGAGGGATCGGCCGAGGCGGTCATGCGCCTGGGCCGGGCCACCGCGGCGAGTCTGCTGCCCGCCTGGCGACAGGAGCGGCTGCGGGAGTTCCTGACCCTGGACGAACCGGCACAGCAGGCCCGTCGCTGGCGGGCCGAGTTGGACACCCCGGGGTTGCGCCGGCTCATGCGGCTCGCACTGCGGCCCGGCGGAGCCCTCGCGGTGGCGCTGCGACCGTCGTTCGCCGGTGTCGTCCCGGCGCGCTTCGACGAAGTGCTGCGGCGGCGCCTGGAGCGGACCGTGTCCACCCATCCCAACGCACACAATCCCTGGCTGTGGCGGCTGCTGGCGGGCGCGGAGCCACCGGGCACCCCGGCACCCGGGGCAGCGGGCGTCCGGCTGGTCGAGGGCGACGTGGTGGGCGTGCTGGAGCAGGCGCCGCGTGGCGGCTACGACGCCGTGACCCTCTCGAACGTACTGGACGGCCCGGGCCCCGAGTTCGCCCGCCGGCTGCGCGCGGCCGTACGGCACGCGGTACGGCCCGGCGGTGTGGTGGTGCTGCGCAGCGCCCGCGAACCGGGACCCGAGGGGCCGGGCTGGGCGGCACAGGACCGCTCGGTGCTGTGGGGAGTCGTACGGGTGGTGCGCCTCGGGGGCGCGGCCCCTGATCGGAGGATCGCACCGTGA
- a CDS encoding dienelactone hydrolase family protein — translation MKSETVVVPADGATLPGDLVVPQSARAVVLFAHGSGSSRHSPRNQAVAAALRESGLGTLLIDLLTAEEEQRDLVTREHRFDIALLGRRLVAAMRWLDAEPGTRDLPIVLFGASTGAAAALRAAAERPEHVLTVVSRGGRPDLAGDALPAVRAPVLFVVGGQDHEVLRLNEEAARQLRVPHRLQVIPGATHLFEEPGTLERVADTVRDWCEQRLRAASPQDEQ, via the coding sequence ATGAAGTCCGAGACGGTTGTGGTGCCCGCCGACGGTGCCACGCTCCCTGGCGATCTCGTGGTGCCGCAGTCCGCACGGGCCGTGGTGTTGTTCGCGCACGGCAGCGGAAGCTCCCGGCACAGTCCGCGCAACCAGGCCGTGGCCGCCGCGTTGCGCGAGTCCGGGCTGGGCACGTTGCTGATCGACCTGCTCACCGCCGAGGAGGAGCAGCGGGACCTGGTGACCCGCGAGCACCGCTTCGACATCGCGCTGCTGGGGCGTCGCCTCGTTGCAGCGATGCGGTGGCTCGATGCCGAGCCCGGCACCCGCGACCTGCCCATCGTGCTCTTCGGGGCCAGTACGGGCGCGGCCGCCGCCCTCCGGGCCGCCGCCGAGCGGCCCGAGCACGTCCTGACCGTCGTCTCGCGCGGCGGCCGGCCCGACCTCGCGGGCGACGCACTGCCCGCCGTGCGCGCACCCGTCCTGTTCGTCGTCGGTGGTCAGGACCACGAGGTGCTGCGGCTCAACGAGGAGGCCGCACGGCAGCTACGGGTCCCGCACCGCCTGCAGGTGATCCCGGGAGCCACCCACCTGTTCGAGGAACCCGGCACCCTGGAGCGGGTCGCCGACACGGTCCGGGACTGGTGCGAGCAGCGTCTGCGCGCGGCATCGCCGCAGGACGAGCAGTAG
- a CDS encoding ester cyclase — translation MTDAQLTARDLAVRCVRMMAEGTLADFERLIHPDAVNRESRAEPPAARGRGPRAFHASALWLRAAYCDLEWRIDEAVTEAGLVVLHTTMSARHTGTFVTYDANAYPSGAFPATGKTFSVTQTHWCRIAGGQLTEHWANRDDLGQAVQLGWVPPSPRYILRMQRALRRARREHARAGAPRVLP, via the coding sequence ATGACCGATGCCCAGCTCACCGCGCGCGACCTCGCGGTCCGCTGCGTGCGGATGATGGCCGAGGGGACTCTCGCGGACTTCGAGCGGCTCATCCACCCCGACGCCGTCAACCGCGAGAGCCGGGCGGAGCCGCCGGCGGCGCGTGGCCGCGGACCGAGGGCCTTCCACGCGAGCGCGCTGTGGCTGCGCGCCGCCTACTGCGACTTGGAGTGGAGGATCGACGAGGCGGTGACCGAGGCGGGCCTGGTGGTCCTGCACACCACCATGTCGGCTCGCCACACCGGAACGTTCGTCACGTACGACGCGAACGCCTACCCATCGGGGGCGTTCCCCGCGACCGGGAAGACCTTCTCCGTCACCCAGACGCACTGGTGCCGCATCGCCGGCGGACAGCTGACCGAGCACTGGGCCAACCGCGACGATCTGGGCCAGGCCGTCCAACTGGGCTGGGTGCCGCCCTCACCCCGGTACATTCTGCGGATGCAACGGGCCCTTCGCCGGGCCCGCCGTGAGCACGCACGGGCCGGGGCACCGCGGGTGCTTCCCTGA
- a CDS encoding LysR family transcriptional regulator, whose protein sequence is MELRQLRYFVAVAEELNFSRAAGRLLIAGPSLSQQIKALERDLGVRLFDRDRRSVSLTPAGSALLPQVRDLLARADDLERRAAALSGSPAVRLGYVNWLPADLAARTSAVAQVHVDAWVAPSHAQAARVAEGGLDVAVCWVRTEDLAQRGLRAGLIGADRLCAVASGHDTSDVAARDTAVLIDADATSWASWNAYAEHVARDTGARAVRITDGGITGPAFFDHVRRCDRPVINSPKGQTSSLPPDLVRRPVVGPEIYWTWSVVWRADEARASVLAVVDALREGVGDLGLQGPGVWLPEGDPHRQ, encoded by the coding sequence GTGGAGCTGCGCCAACTCCGGTACTTCGTGGCCGTCGCCGAAGAGCTGAACTTCAGCCGTGCCGCCGGGCGGCTCCTGATCGCCGGCCCCTCCCTCTCCCAGCAGATCAAGGCCCTCGAACGCGACCTGGGAGTGCGCCTGTTCGACCGCGACCGCCGGTCGGTCTCCCTCACCCCGGCGGGTTCGGCCCTGCTGCCGCAGGTGCGCGACCTGCTCGCCCGAGCCGACGACCTCGAGCGCCGGGCGGCCGCCCTGTCCGGTTCACCGGCCGTGCGGCTGGGCTACGTCAACTGGCTTCCGGCGGACCTGGCAGCGCGCACCTCGGCGGTGGCCCAGGTGCACGTCGACGCGTGGGTGGCTCCTTCTCATGCCCAGGCGGCCCGGGTCGCCGAGGGCGGCCTGGACGTGGCCGTGTGCTGGGTGCGGACCGAGGATCTGGCCCAGCGTGGCCTGCGGGCCGGGCTCATCGGCGCCGACCGGCTCTGCGCCGTCGCCTCCGGTCATGACACCTCCGACGTCGCGGCCCGGGACACCGCCGTCCTGATCGACGCCGACGCGACCTCCTGGGCGTCGTGGAACGCCTACGCCGAACACGTGGCCCGGGACACGGGGGCGCGTGCGGTACGCATCACCGACGGCGGCATCACCGGCCCGGCCTTCTTCGACCACGTCCGCCGCTGCGATCGCCCGGTCATCAACTCCCCCAAGGGGCAGACCAGTTCGTTGCCGCCCGACCTCGTACGCCGTCCGGTCGTCGGCCCCGAGATCTACTGGACGTGGTCGGTGGTGTGGCGCGCCGACGAGGCCCGTGCCTCGGTGCTGGCGGTGGTCGACGCCCTTCGCGAGGGCGTGGGAGACCTGGGTCTCCAGGGTCCGGGTGTCTGGCTGCCCGAGGGCGATCCCCACCGGCAGTGA
- a CDS encoding class I SAM-dependent methyltransferase produces the protein MIRRSGVREVIAYNWPQYAAGIGTAVVCAALSGRLPRPSRAAARAGAAAALGLLASATVATWLVYDRSELYDYDWLDALLPQPPAAHLVVGAGLDEAGAPLAARWPESRQTTVDLYDPALMTEGSVRRARRRVPPSPHALPGRPGALPVRAALADAVFLVFSAHELRRARDRERLFRECARALRPGGRLVLVEHLRDGANTAVFGPGARHFLPRAEWLRLAAHVGLRPAAERRIAGLVTAFAFAKGPA, from the coding sequence GTGATCCGCAGATCGGGCGTGCGGGAGGTCATCGCCTACAACTGGCCGCAGTACGCCGCCGGCATCGGCACGGCGGTGGTCTGCGCGGCGCTGTCCGGCCGGCTGCCGCGGCCGTCGCGCGCTGCCGCCCGGGCCGGCGCGGCGGCCGCCCTCGGCCTGCTCGCGTCCGCCACGGTCGCGACCTGGCTCGTCTACGACCGCTCGGAACTGTACGACTACGACTGGCTGGACGCGCTCCTGCCGCAGCCGCCCGCCGCACACCTGGTGGTGGGCGCCGGACTCGACGAGGCCGGCGCCCCACTGGCGGCCCGCTGGCCCGAGTCCCGGCAGACCACCGTCGACCTGTACGACCCGGCCCTGATGACCGAGGGCTCGGTGCGCCGCGCCCGGCGCAGGGTGCCCCCGTCACCGCACGCCCTGCCGGGCCGCCCGGGCGCGCTCCCGGTGCGCGCGGCCCTGGCGGACGCGGTGTTCCTCGTCTTCTCCGCTCACGAACTGCGCAGGGCGCGGGACAGGGAGCGGCTGTTCCGGGAGTGTGCGCGGGCGCTGCGTCCCGGCGGGCGGCTGGTCCTGGTGGAACACCTCAGGGACGGTGCGAACACGGCCGTGTTCGGGCCCGGCGCCCGGCACTTCCTGCCCCGCGCGGAGTGGCTGCGGCTGGCCGCGCACGTCGGCCTGCGTCCGGCGGCCGAGCGCCGGATCGCGGGACTGGTCACGGCGTTCGCCTTCGCCAAGGGGCCGGCATGA
- a CDS encoding DUF2071 domain-containing protein — protein MRHLLQRHPVAIRTHFAHSLVLTYALPAEVLRPLVPPGLDLETYGEHGFVAVALVDTRALRPAALPARLGSDYLLTGYRVFTRFRTPGGRVMRGLRILRSDTDRRLMVFGGNLLTRYNYRLARIGTRTEGDALEFRVVSRDGRADLQVRADLGSAPAPLPAGSPFADARAARRFAGPLPYTFEYEPQTRSIIVIKAFRAHWDPQPVSVDVGRLTFFDHGPFAGARPVLANAFHVADLEYGWERGLRRNQRGGVR, from the coding sequence GTGAGACATCTGCTCCAGCGCCACCCCGTGGCGATACGGACACACTTCGCCCACTCACTGGTGCTGACGTACGCCCTGCCCGCCGAGGTGCTGCGCCCGCTGGTCCCGCCCGGCCTGGACCTGGAGACGTACGGCGAGCACGGGTTCGTGGCCGTCGCGCTCGTGGACACCCGTGCCCTGCGACCGGCCGCCCTGCCCGCCCGCCTGGGCTCGGACTACCTCCTCACCGGGTACCGCGTCTTCACCCGCTTCCGCACCCCGGGCGGGCGGGTCATGCGCGGCCTGCGCATCCTGCGCAGTGACACCGACCGCCGGCTGATGGTGTTCGGCGGCAACCTGCTGACCCGCTACAACTACCGGCTGGCCCGGATCGGGACCCGGACCGAGGGCGACGCGTTGGAATTCCGCGTGGTCAGCCGCGACGGCCGGGCGGACCTGCAGGTGCGGGCGGATCTCGGCAGCGCTCCGGCGCCGCTGCCCGCGGGCAGCCCCTTCGCGGACGCCCGCGCCGCCCGGCGCTTCGCGGGCCCGCTGCCGTACACCTTCGAGTACGAGCCGCAGACCCGGTCCATCATCGTGATCAAGGCGTTCCGCGCCCACTGGGACCCGCAGCCGGTCTCGGTCGACGTAGGCCGCCTGACCTTCTTCGACCACGGCCCCTTCGCCGGCGCACGACCGGTCCTCGCCAACGCCTTCCACGTCGCCGACCTGGAGTACGGCTGGGAACGCGGCCTGCGCCGGAACCAGCGCGGGGGCGTGCGGTGA
- a CDS encoding YbfB/YjiJ family MFS transporter, whose translation MGVGRFVYTPILPLMHSQAGLSTGAGANLATGNYVGYLLGALAGILMPALVRSPAVLRTCLAVLTGSLAAMPATHSTPVWLALRLTAGVASALIFVIAVSSLLTRLREHPAYLPGWAFGGVGAGIALSGLLVLVLHSVADWRAAWYASAALAAALAAVSWNLRPEGPAPVTASPNGETAGETAGSAGTRTHRWFTALFVSYALEGIGYIVAGTFLVSAIEQGSPGWVGSGAWVLVGLAAVPSSALWAWLCRRWSRPGLLCTALLIQAVGIALPALLAGTAAALVSAALFGGTFIGISTLALATGAHLRFPRSVALLTAGYSVGQILGPLAVTPLLRHGYHQALILAAAVVLAAAAAAAVLRIGFPHHEAVARLGAGAGQPARVAADGAEGRR comes from the coding sequence ATGGGGGTTGGCCGGTTCGTCTACACCCCGATCCTTCCCCTGATGCACTCCCAGGCCGGGCTGTCCACGGGCGCCGGCGCGAACCTCGCCACGGGCAACTACGTCGGCTATCTGCTCGGGGCCCTCGCGGGCATCCTGATGCCCGCCCTGGTGCGCTCCCCCGCCGTCCTGCGCACCTGTCTGGCCGTCCTGACCGGCAGCCTGGCCGCCATGCCCGCCACCCACAGCACACCGGTATGGCTCGCGCTGCGGCTGACGGCCGGGGTGGCGAGCGCCCTCATCTTCGTCATCGCGGTCAGCTCCCTCCTGACCCGTCTGCGCGAACACCCGGCGTACCTGCCCGGCTGGGCCTTCGGCGGAGTCGGCGCCGGCATCGCGCTGTCCGGCCTGCTCGTCCTCGTACTGCACTCCGTCGCCGACTGGCGGGCCGCCTGGTACGCCTCGGCCGCACTCGCCGCTGCGCTCGCCGCCGTCTCCTGGAACCTGCGCCCCGAAGGGCCCGCACCGGTGACCGCGTCCCCGAACGGGGAAACGGCCGGCGAGACAGCCGGTTCGGCAGGGACACGCACGCACCGCTGGTTCACGGCGCTGTTCGTCTCCTACGCCCTGGAAGGCATCGGCTACATCGTGGCCGGCACCTTCCTGGTCTCCGCGATCGAACAGGGCTCCCCGGGCTGGGTGGGCAGCGGAGCCTGGGTCCTGGTCGGGCTGGCGGCCGTACCGTCCTCGGCGCTGTGGGCCTGGCTGTGCCGCCGCTGGTCCCGCCCCGGCCTGCTGTGCACCGCACTCCTCATCCAGGCCGTCGGTATCGCGCTGCCCGCTCTGCTCGCCGGGACAGCGGCCGCACTGGTGTCCGCCGCCCTCTTCGGCGGCACCTTCATCGGCATCAGCACGCTGGCCCTCGCCACCGGCGCCCACCTGCGCTTCCCGCGCTCCGTCGCGCTGTTGACCGCCGGATACTCCGTCGGCCAGATCCTCGGCCCACTGGCCGTCACACCGCTGCTCCGGCACGGCTACCACCAGGCACTGATCCTGGCAGCGGCCGTGGTGCTGGCCGCTGCCGCAGCCGCAGCCGTGCTGCGCATCGGCTTCCCGCACCACGAGGCGGTGGCACGGCTCGGGGCCGGTGCGGGTCAGCCCGCTCGGGTGGCCGCCGACGGGGCCGAGGGCAGGCGCTGA